In Calothrix sp. PCC 7507, one DNA window encodes the following:
- a CDS encoding lipoyl domain-containing protein: MLLKIVVPQINRTIQGGFIRRWHKNEGELIDYGEDIVNIFIDKNQFIMPLLPPISILSNLSEPDSTVNEIREFPYGVMRIISMDRGFLRSILVKESEYRSIGEVLALITTNENEPIVEIEKDSTKISTFRVTTDRV, translated from the coding sequence ATGTTATTGAAAATAGTTGTTCCTCAAATCAATCGCACTATTCAAGGTGGTTTTATCCGGAGGTGGCATAAAAATGAAGGAGAATTGATTGATTATGGAGAGGATATAGTTAATATATTTATAGACAAAAATCAATTCATAATGCCTTTACTCCCACCTATCAGTATTTTATCCAATCTTTCTGAACCGGATAGCACAGTTAATGAAATTAGAGAGTTTCCTTATGGTGTGATGCGGATAATTTCTATGGATCGAGGATTTCTACGCAGTATTCTTGTTAAAGAATCAGAGTACCGAAGTATTGGGGAAGTACTTGCTTTGATTACAACTAATGAGAATGAACCAATTGTAGAGATTGAGAAAGACTCTACAAAAATTAGCACCTTTCGAGTAACTACTGACCGTGTATAG
- a CDS encoding tetratricopeptide repeat protein, whose product MEEYKNKLISHYKKALTIKPDRAVVHSQLGELYDTQGNLEEAIAAYRRAIALNPYLASAYHKLAQALGQGGWKEKQEAVTYYRRAIELEPNLATSSSILQIVFQPKTTKVAIANPGNNYSNSQHESGIYWGSNYTILWSQPKSEKKIGIYASGACHLASIFASIPMIQSVLKGKGCLIHDGDPSLTRSDILLQTFQEYPVNVIAEIKEKFKLTSDYFQPRLFEKTFTVPGVNGLEEFPKTVVIISIAGDVIRTIYRHRESGFLVDPGGWWLNHPMSSVLNNLSTATWLKEHFERLGKISVEAFFENYTKIIKQLQQTTSAHILVFNLLALEPGKKSHNYQFAKNSQNLRRKEFNLALVELSRQLNFSIVDIDRILKNYGINIMLDIDHFPLELNQTISKYICNIFRELEVF is encoded by the coding sequence TATAAAAACAAGCTAATCTCTCACTACAAAAAAGCTTTAACTATCAAACCCGATCGCGCAGTAGTTCACAGTCAATTAGGAGAACTTTACGACACTCAAGGGAATTTAGAAGAGGCGATCGCAGCTTACCGTCGAGCTATTGCCCTTAACCCCTACTTGGCTTCAGCCTACCACAAGTTAGCCCAAGCTCTAGGGCAAGGAGGATGGAAAGAAAAACAGGAAGCAGTCACCTATTACCGCCGCGCTATCGAATTAGAGCCAAACTTGGCTACTTCTAGCTCAATCTTGCAAATTGTTTTTCAGCCAAAAACAACAAAAGTTGCGATCGCTAATCCTGGAAATAATTACTCCAACTCTCAGCACGAAAGTGGAATTTATTGGGGTTCCAACTACACAATTTTATGGTCGCAACCTAAATCAGAGAAAAAGATTGGTATATACGCAAGTGGCGCGTGTCATCTTGCATCTATCTTTGCCAGCATTCCTATGATTCAATCGGTTCTCAAGGGTAAAGGCTGCCTTATCCATGATGGCGACCCAAGTTTAACTCGTTCTGATATACTGCTGCAAACATTCCAAGAATACCCTGTCAATGTAATTGCAGAAATTAAAGAAAAATTTAAATTAACTTCCGATTATTTTCAACCTCGACTTTTTGAAAAAACGTTTACAGTTCCAGGGGTAAATGGATTAGAAGAATTTCCTAAAACCGTAGTTATAATCTCAATTGCAGGCGATGTAATCCGAACAATCTATCGACATCGAGAGTCTGGGTTTTTAGTTGATCCTGGCGGATGGTGGTTGAATCATCCGATGAGTTCGGTTTTAAATAATTTATCAACAGCAACCTGGCTGAAAGAGCATTTTGAACGATTGGGTAAAATTAGCGTTGAAGCTTTCTTTGAAAACTACACTAAAATCATCAAACAACTTCAACAAACTACATCAGCCCATATTTTAGTTTTTAACCTGCTTGCCTTAGAACCCGGGAAAAAAAGCCATAATTATCAATTTGCCAAAAATTCGCAAAATTTAAGACGCAAGGAATTTAACTTAGCGTTGGTAGAATTATCACGTCAACTTAATTTTTCGATTGTTGATATAGATCGTATCCTAAAAAATTACGGTATTAATATTATGTTAGATATCGATCATTTTCCCTTAGAACTCAATCAAACAATCAGTAAATATATTTGTAATATTTTTAGAGAACTAGAAGTATTTTAG